CGCGGGGTGCTATCTCGGCCGGTGCCGGGCGGGCTGCGGGGTCGCTGTGGAGGCAGTCCCGTAGGAGGTCACGCAGTTCCGGGGGTAGGTCGTCCGGGTAGAGATCCGATTCCGCTTTCGCCTTTGCCTTCGGTTTCGGTTCGTTGGAGGGGAGCCGTCCGGTGGCCGCGTAGGCGAGGACGGTGCCGAGGGCGAAGACGTCGCGGGCGAGGTCCGGAGGCGGGGCCGCGAAGCCGAGGGGATGGCCGATGAGGCGTGGGCCGTCGAGGGTGAGCAGGACGTTCGAGGGCTTCAGGCAGTGGTGGGCGAGCCCTGCACGGTGGAGGTCCTGGAGGGCGTCCGCCAGGCCGCGGGCCAGGGCGATCAGGGAACGGCCCGGCAGCGGGCCGAAGTCGTCGGCGACGACCTGCTCCAGGCTCGGCCCGGCGACGTACTCGGTGGCGAACCAGAGGCTCTCGGACTCGGTGTCGGCGTCGAGGACGGGAGCCGTGTGCGGGCCGGCCAGGCGCCGGGCCGCGGTGGTGTCCTCGCGGAAGCGGTTGCGGAAGTCCTGGTGGGCGGCGAGCTCGTGGCGGATGAGGGTGAGGGCGACGGTGCGGGGGCGGGCGGGGCCGCGGGTGGGGTGGTGGTCGTGGTGGCCGCGGTGGTCGTCGCGCTCGGAGCGGGCGAGGTAGACCGGGCCGATGTCCGGGCCGACGTCCCGGCTGGTGCCGAGTCGGGACAGCAGGCGGTACGGGCCGATGCTGTGCGGGTCGCACGGGTGCAGTTGTTTCATGGCCGGGTGGTCCCTCCCCCTGACGGCTCCCGCAGCAGAGGACGACCGGGGGCCGCGGGAGGTTGCTTACGGGAGCGTCCGAGGGTGGCGCCGGGCGCCGCTGCTGGGGCTCCGCCCCAGGCCCCGCGCCTCAAACGCCGGCGGGGCTGAGGGGGGTGTGCCTCGGGCACCGGCGGGGCTGAGGGGGGTGTGTGCCGCGAGCGCCGGCGGGGGTGAGGGGAGTGTGTCGTGAGCGACACCCGCGAGTTCGCGAAAGCCGAAGGCTCTTCATGTCCTTTGTCAGCGTAGGTAGTCGTCCGCGATGCGCTGACCTGGCCTGACTATGTCCATTGACCGACGACCTGCGTCAGGTGGACTGCCAACGGCAGTTCGGGGAGAAAGAAGGATCGACAGTGTCCGGCGAGCACGATGAGGCAGGGTTTCGGTTCGGATGGCGTGGCAGTCATTACGCCGGCACGCCTGTTGACGACCTGTGGTTGGCGATCAATAAGGATCCGGACGGTACCTGGTGCCTCGACGCGTACTTCATCGGACGCACGACACTGATGGGTGGCGCACCGCGGGTCGCCGCGTTTGCCCAGTGGCTGCTGGCCTGCCCACCCGACGGCCGGTATGAGAAGGAGTTCACGCTGGTCGACAGCGAACCGCAGAGCGGATCGCGCCGGCTCACAGACGGTACTCGGCTCACCGCCGAAATCCTGTTGGGCCGTGAAGAAGCGGGTGGGCCCGAGTATCTCCAAGTGCTCTTGTCCGGCGAGATTCACAACTACGCCTTTGCGGTGTGCGCACCGCTGGAATGCCAGCGGGTGCTTCGCGCTGAGCTAGAAGCCGCCGCGGCCCGACTCCTCGCCTCACGCGCCTAGGTTCGCCGGCCAAGAAGCCGCAACAACTGTGTTCGCTGTCTAGACGCCTTGGTTGGATGACAACGGACACGCAGCACGCGACGCAGCATGACTTGCGGTCTGTCTCAACGAACCGAGTCCATGCGTCTCATCCAATCCAGTCCATGCAAGTCAGCAGCAAGCAAGTGCACGACCAACTTCGATGAGACAGGACACTTCAGCGGGAACCCGAGGGTCTGTTGCCGGGATTCTCGGGGTTGCCGTCTTGGGTTCGCGGTGAAGTTGCGGGGTCGTTCTCCAGGGCCGCTCCAGGATCTGACGGGCGGAGTTCGCGTAGCGGATGGCGGTCTTCTCGTCGAGGCCGAAGACCTCGGCGAGGTGGAGCGGGTCAGGGCCGTGGGTGAGGGTTTCCTCAAGCTGACGGTCCATGCGGAGCCGCTCCAGCGTCGCGGTCTGGCCGCGCAAGGCCTCGGTGATCCACACACACACACCGCTGACCGGGCGGGTGTCCATGGTGATGTGCCGGCTGACGATCAGGTGCGGGTTTGCCGTGCTGGGCCACCGCCGGCGGCGGTAATCGAGCCAGGCGCGGATCGCCTGGCGGGTGAGGTCGTCGAGCGGGCGGGCGCGGCCGGGCTGGCGTGGACGGTGGCCAGGGCCAGGGCCAGGGCGAGCCGTGCGGCCGGCGTGGTCGCCGCGTCGACGGCGGCACGGACCTCGTCGCCGAGCCGCTGCGGCCTCACGGAGGAGATTTCGGGTTGGCTCCGACGGGTTTCGTCACCACGCAGGCGATGCCATCCGCCCGCTCATGGAGTGCAGTCTCCGAGCCAGGTCAGGACCGGCCCGACCGAGTCAGCGGGAATCCGTTGCGTCGTCCTCGGCCGGCCCGGGGGCTGCCGTGCTGTCGGCGGCCTGGCCGGCGGCTCGTTCCGCGCGGAGTTCTTCGGCGACGTCGTAGGCCCGGCCCGGGTCGTAGATGGTGACCGTAGTGCCGGGGCTGTACATCGCGGCTGCCCGGGGCGTGTACCGGTAGATTTCGACGCCGCGTTCGGCGGCTATGCCGTCGACCTCGCCGACGGGTACCCGCCACAGCTCGGCGGTGTGGGACCGGGTCCACCACTCGTCCGGACGCAGGAAGTCTCGCTTGACCTCCGTCTGACGCTCCACCGCCACCTGGACCTGGCCGAGTTGCTCGGTCAACCAGCCGGTCAGCGCCTGTGCGTCGACCCGAGAGAGCGGTGCGGACGTCGCCGGTTCGCACTCCACCGTCTCGCTGTCGGTATGCAACACCACCTTGATCGACTGTCGCTGCCCCAGACTGAGTCGCTCGATGACGACGACTCGCTGCAGATCAGCCATCGCCATGGTCGACGAACGCAGAAAGCGGGCGATCACGACCTGGGCCGGAGTTCCCAGGGGGCGTAGCTCGCCCCACCGCGCCGTCAGGGAGACCGTGACGTACATCATGGCCACGGTGAGCACGATCACTGCGACCACCGTGAGCGCCAGTAGGACCCAGAAACTGCCCCAGAAGAGTGAGTTCCCCGAGATCACGGCGGCCACCAGAGCGGCCAGCAGAAGTGGGGCTGCGACCACCGGCGGGACCATTGGCCAAGGTTCGGTGAGACTGACCAACCTTCGGTGAGACGGGACAGGAGGGGGTGTGCCGCGAGTGCCGGCCGCGCTGGAGGGGGTGCCGCGAGTGCCGGCCGCGCTGGAGGTGGTGTGCCGTAAGCGCCGGCCGGCTGAGGGCGTGCCTCAGGTGTCGGCCGGGCCGGCGGGGTGGGGTTGTGGGGGTACGTGGGGGTGAGGGTCAGGGGGTGGTGGGGTTGGGTTCGGTTGGGGGGTTGGTCAGGGAGTCCAGGGCTGACGAGAGGCGTTCCAGGACATGGACCGTTTCCGCGAAGGCGGCGTCGCCCAGTTCGGCTGCCAGGTGGGTGGCCAGGGAGGCGTGGCCCGGGTTGATACGGGCGATGGCCGCGCGGCCCGCTGCCGTCGGGCGGAGCAGCTTCGCCCGGCGGTGGGCCGGGTTCGGGGCGTACTCGGCCAGGCCCTTCGCCGCCAGCAGGTCCGCGATGCGCTGCACGCTCTGCCGGGTGATGCCCATCTCGCGGGCGATGCCCGCCACCGGAAGGGGTTCGTGCAGGACCGCGCCCAGCACCTGCCACCAGGCAGCGGTCAGCCCGGCAGGGCGGGCCAGTTCCTCCGAGAGGGAGAGGAACTGGCCGTTCAGCCGGAAGACCCCGAGCGCGGTGCGGCTCAGCAGGTTCTGGCGGCCGCGCAGCGGATCCGGCGAGGTGGGGGAGGTGGAGGAGGTGGGGGAGGTGGGGGAGGTGGGGGAGGTGGGGGCGTCGGCCGAGGTGGGCGTGTGCTCAGGCATCGTCCGACTCCGCCGCCGCCATCAGCACCGGGTACGCGCTCTCGTCCGAGTCGTGGAACAGCCGGTACCACGCGTCCAGCAC
This genomic window from Streptomyces sp. NBC_01351 contains:
- a CDS encoding protein kinase domain-containing protein, with amino-acid sequence MKQLHPCDPHSIGPYRLLSRLGTSRDVGPDIGPVYLARSERDDHRGHHDHHPTRGPARPRTVALTLIRHELAAHQDFRNRFREDTTAARRLAGPHTAPVLDADTESESLWFATEYVAGPSLEQVVADDFGPLPGRSLIALARGLADALQDLHRAGLAHHCLKPSNVLLTLDGPRLIGHPLGFAAPPPDLARDVFALGTVLAYAATGRLPSNEPKPKAKAKAESDLYPDDLPPELRDLLRDCLHSDPAARPAPAEIAPRVGSLRGPRGPRGPRGPRNPHTPPEPWLPTPLVANIGRHAVRLLDREDAGPDRAAPPTRTPIPPAYSTYPPLEAEPPPRPRTASTAFFLAVAAAVTVLSTGSVYAVMSGDEDPRPPTAPTASP
- a CDS encoding MarR family winged helix-turn-helix transcriptional regulator, translated to MPEHTPTSADAPTSPTSPTSPTSSTSPTSPDPLRGRQNLLSRTALGVFRLNGQFLSLSEELARPAGLTAAWWQVLGAVLHEPLPVAGIAREMGITRQSVQRIADLLAAKGLAEYAPNPAHRRAKLLRPTAAGRAAIARINPGHASLATHLAAELGDAAFAETVHVLERLSSALDSLTNPPTEPNPTTP